From Equus asinus isolate D_3611 breed Donkey chromosome 14, EquAss-T2T_v2, whole genome shotgun sequence, one genomic window encodes:
- the CCDC78 gene encoding coiled-coil domain-containing protein 78 isoform X2: protein MSAPSSLRLGVRGAVQFVRPPVPPLSQHQEARRRRLMSVRTHTVLPQADDWLPGVPGGAPAWATSLETELPSDLELSEEQRLQISKELVDLQITTHRLREQHEVEIFDLKSEVLRLESRVLELELHRKRAAPAEADLGHRQVPAQELGCKANGQGQSDRRRLQVQLQDSLTPEKERQKLGNSRSVQPPSPGEKVKQALEQHKAQQQALETRVAALGQQLQGAREEARTAGQRLAAQAVVLSTCQGQLRQAEAENARLQLQLKRLNEEYAIRLQRCARAVAEYANDAGQAPTAATLRTFLDTTLEDIRAAHHSREQQLARAAHAYRKRLADLSRRHEELLAAHSVPQALADPNGAPGTPKATFDAAISNLEPLPLHLITQLGHLWEDQARLEMQPRKLQAQKGPGEASQGSTSEPQDLEAASWAQIRQKLQDFSRGTQAKLERERAQLLVRATMAEEQLSELQDRYKQEILRLRKLVGREDPWKVGGIPAAQPQRPRTRSR from the exons ATGTCTGCACCCTCTTCGCTCAGGTTGGGGGTGCGGGGAGCTGTCCAGTTTGTTCGCCCGCCCGTCCCACCACTGAGCCAGCACCAAGAGGCACGCAGAAGGCGCCTAATGAGTGTGCGAACCCACACG GTTCTGCCACAGGCGGATGACTGGCTGCCAGGAGTCCCTGGGGGCGCCCCAGCCTGGGCCACCAGCCTTGAGACAGAGCTTCCCTCAGATCTCGAGCTGAGTGAGGAGCAGCGGCTGCAG ATCTCCAAGGAGCTGGTCGACCTACAGATCACAACCCACCGCCTGCGGGAGCAGCACGAGGTGGAAATCTTCGACCTGAAGAGCGAG GTCCTTCGGCTGGAGAGCCGggtgctggagctggagctgcacAGAAAGCGAGCAGCCCCTGCAGAGGCTGACCTAGGGCACCGCCAGGTGCCAGCACAGGAGCTCGGGTGCAAGGCCAATGGGCAAGGACAGTCTGACCGCCGCAGACTCCAG GTGCAGCTCCAGGACTCCCTGACCCCTGAGAAGGAGCGGCAGAAGCTGGGGAACAGCAGAAGTGTGCAGCCACCTAGCCCGGGG GAAAAAGTGAAGCAGGCGTTGGAGCAGCACAAGGCCCAGCAGCAGGCACTGGAGACACGCGT GGCAGCCCTGGGCCAGCAGCTGCAGGGAGCCCGAGAGGAGGCCAGGACAGCGGGGCAGCGCCTGGCTGCACAAGCCGTG GTGTTGTCCACCTGCCAAGGCCAGCTCCGCCAGGCCGAGGCTGAGAATGCCCGGCTGCAGCTGCAGCTGAAGAGGCTGAACGAGGAGTACGCCATCCGGCTGCAGCGCTGCGCCCGAGCCGTGGCT GAGTATGCAAATGATGCAGGCCAGGCACCTACTGCTGCCACCCTTCGGACATTCCTGGACACCACTCTGGAGGACATCCGGGCAGCGCATCACAGCCGTGAGCAACAGCTGGCCCGGGCTGCTCATGCCTACCGCAAGCGCCTAGCAGATCTGAGCCGTAGGCATGAGGAGCTGCTGGCCGCCCACAG TGTGCCGCAGGCGCTGGCAGACCCCAACGGGGCACCCGGGACCCCCAAGGCTACCTTTGATGCAGCCATCTCCAACCTGGAGCCACTGCCCCTGCATTTGATCACTCAGCTCGGCCACCTGTGGGAGGACCAGGCGAGGCTGGAGATGCAGCCCCGGAAGCTCCAGGCCCAG AAGGGACCGGGTGAAGCCTCCCAGGGCAGCACATCAGAGCCACA GGACCTGGAAGCTGCATCCTGGGCCCAGATCCGCCAAAAGCTCCAGGACTTCTCTCGTGGCACCCAG GCAAAGCTGGAACGGGAGCGGGCACAGCTGCTAGTCCGGGCCACGATGGCTGAGGAGCAACTTTCGGAGCTACAGGA CAGGTACAAGCAGGAGATCCTGAGGCTGAGGAAGCTGGTGGGTAGAGAGGACCCCTGGAAAGTCGGGGGTATAcctgcagcccagccccagcGCCCAAGGACCCGAAGCCGCTAG
- the CCDC78 gene encoding coiled-coil domain-containing protein 78 isoform X3, with amino-acid sequence MSAPSSLRLGVRGAVQFVRPPVPPLSQHQEARRRRLMSVRTHTVLPQADDWLPGVPGGAPAWATSLETELPSDLELSEEQRLQISKELVDLQITTHRLREQHEVEIFDLKSEVLRLESRVLELELHRKRAAPAEADLGHRQVPAQELGCKANGQGQSDRRRLQVQLQDSLTPEKERQKLGNSRSVQPPSPGEKVKQALEQHKAQQQALETRVAALGQQLQGAREEARTAGQRLAAQAVVLSTCQGQLRQAEAENARLQLQLKRLNEEYAIRLQRCARAVAEYANDAGQAPTAATLRTFLDTTLEDIRAAHHSREQQLARAAHAYRKRLADLSRRHEELLAAHSVPQALADPNGAPGTPKATFDAAISNLEPLPLHLITQLGHLWEDQARLEMQPRKLQAQKGPGEASQGSTSEPQDLEAASWAQIRQKLQDFSRGTQAKLERERAQLLVRATMAEEQLSELQEYKQEILRLRKLVGREDPWKVGGIPAAQPQRPRTRSR; translated from the exons ATGTCTGCACCCTCTTCGCTCAGGTTGGGGGTGCGGGGAGCTGTCCAGTTTGTTCGCCCGCCCGTCCCACCACTGAGCCAGCACCAAGAGGCACGCAGAAGGCGCCTAATGAGTGTGCGAACCCACACG GTTCTGCCACAGGCGGATGACTGGCTGCCAGGAGTCCCTGGGGGCGCCCCAGCCTGGGCCACCAGCCTTGAGACAGAGCTTCCCTCAGATCTCGAGCTGAGTGAGGAGCAGCGGCTGCAG ATCTCCAAGGAGCTGGTCGACCTACAGATCACAACCCACCGCCTGCGGGAGCAGCACGAGGTGGAAATCTTCGACCTGAAGAGCGAG GTCCTTCGGCTGGAGAGCCGggtgctggagctggagctgcacAGAAAGCGAGCAGCCCCTGCAGAGGCTGACCTAGGGCACCGCCAGGTGCCAGCACAGGAGCTCGGGTGCAAGGCCAATGGGCAAGGACAGTCTGACCGCCGCAGACTCCAG GTGCAGCTCCAGGACTCCCTGACCCCTGAGAAGGAGCGGCAGAAGCTGGGGAACAGCAGAAGTGTGCAGCCACCTAGCCCGGGG GAAAAAGTGAAGCAGGCGTTGGAGCAGCACAAGGCCCAGCAGCAGGCACTGGAGACACGCGT GGCAGCCCTGGGCCAGCAGCTGCAGGGAGCCCGAGAGGAGGCCAGGACAGCGGGGCAGCGCCTGGCTGCACAAGCCGTG GTGTTGTCCACCTGCCAAGGCCAGCTCCGCCAGGCCGAGGCTGAGAATGCCCGGCTGCAGCTGCAGCTGAAGAGGCTGAACGAGGAGTACGCCATCCGGCTGCAGCGCTGCGCCCGAGCCGTGGCT GAGTATGCAAATGATGCAGGCCAGGCACCTACTGCTGCCACCCTTCGGACATTCCTGGACACCACTCTGGAGGACATCCGGGCAGCGCATCACAGCCGTGAGCAACAGCTGGCCCGGGCTGCTCATGCCTACCGCAAGCGCCTAGCAGATCTGAGCCGTAGGCATGAGGAGCTGCTGGCCGCCCACAG TGTGCCGCAGGCGCTGGCAGACCCCAACGGGGCACCCGGGACCCCCAAGGCTACCTTTGATGCAGCCATCTCCAACCTGGAGCCACTGCCCCTGCATTTGATCACTCAGCTCGGCCACCTGTGGGAGGACCAGGCGAGGCTGGAGATGCAGCCCCGGAAGCTCCAGGCCCAG AAGGGACCGGGTGAAGCCTCCCAGGGCAGCACATCAGAGCCACA GGACCTGGAAGCTGCATCCTGGGCCCAGATCCGCCAAAAGCTCCAGGACTTCTCTCGTGGCACCCAG GCAAAGCTGGAACGGGAGCGGGCACAGCTGCTAGTCCGGGCCACGATGGCTGAGGAGCAACTTTCGGAGCTACAGGA GTACAAGCAGGAGATCCTGAGGCTGAGGAAGCTGGTGGGTAGAGAGGACCCCTGGAAAGTCGGGGGTATAcctgcagcccagccccagcGCCCAAGGACCCGAAGCCGCTAG
- the CCDC78 gene encoding coiled-coil domain-containing protein 78 isoform X1, with protein MSAPSSLRLGVRGAVQFVRPPVPPLSQHQEARRRRLMSVRTHTVLPQADDWLPGVPGGAPAWATSLETELPSDLELSEEQRLQISKELVDLQITTHRLREQHEVEIFDLKSEVLRLESRVLELELHRKRAAPAEADLGHRQVPAQELGCKANGQGQSDRRRLQVQLQDSLTPEKERQKLGNSRSVQPPSPGEKVKQALEQHKAQQQALETRVAALGQQLQGAREEARTAGQRLAAQAVVLSTCQGQLRQAEAENARLQLQLKRLNEEYAIRLQRCARAVAEYANDAGQAPTAATLRTFLDTTLEDIRAAHHSREQQLARAAHAYRKRLADLSRRHEELLAAHSVPQALADPNGAPGTPKATFDAAISNLEPLPLHLITQLGHLWEDQARLEMQPRKLQAQKGPGEASQGSTSEPQDLEAASWAQIRQKLQDFSRGTQAKLERERAQLLVRATMAEEQLSELQEYVDQHLGRYKQEILRLRKLVGREDPWKVGGIPAAQPQRPRTRSR; from the exons ATGTCTGCACCCTCTTCGCTCAGGTTGGGGGTGCGGGGAGCTGTCCAGTTTGTTCGCCCGCCCGTCCCACCACTGAGCCAGCACCAAGAGGCACGCAGAAGGCGCCTAATGAGTGTGCGAACCCACACG GTTCTGCCACAGGCGGATGACTGGCTGCCAGGAGTCCCTGGGGGCGCCCCAGCCTGGGCCACCAGCCTTGAGACAGAGCTTCCCTCAGATCTCGAGCTGAGTGAGGAGCAGCGGCTGCAG ATCTCCAAGGAGCTGGTCGACCTACAGATCACAACCCACCGCCTGCGGGAGCAGCACGAGGTGGAAATCTTCGACCTGAAGAGCGAG GTCCTTCGGCTGGAGAGCCGggtgctggagctggagctgcacAGAAAGCGAGCAGCCCCTGCAGAGGCTGACCTAGGGCACCGCCAGGTGCCAGCACAGGAGCTCGGGTGCAAGGCCAATGGGCAAGGACAGTCTGACCGCCGCAGACTCCAG GTGCAGCTCCAGGACTCCCTGACCCCTGAGAAGGAGCGGCAGAAGCTGGGGAACAGCAGAAGTGTGCAGCCACCTAGCCCGGGG GAAAAAGTGAAGCAGGCGTTGGAGCAGCACAAGGCCCAGCAGCAGGCACTGGAGACACGCGT GGCAGCCCTGGGCCAGCAGCTGCAGGGAGCCCGAGAGGAGGCCAGGACAGCGGGGCAGCGCCTGGCTGCACAAGCCGTG GTGTTGTCCACCTGCCAAGGCCAGCTCCGCCAGGCCGAGGCTGAGAATGCCCGGCTGCAGCTGCAGCTGAAGAGGCTGAACGAGGAGTACGCCATCCGGCTGCAGCGCTGCGCCCGAGCCGTGGCT GAGTATGCAAATGATGCAGGCCAGGCACCTACTGCTGCCACCCTTCGGACATTCCTGGACACCACTCTGGAGGACATCCGGGCAGCGCATCACAGCCGTGAGCAACAGCTGGCCCGGGCTGCTCATGCCTACCGCAAGCGCCTAGCAGATCTGAGCCGTAGGCATGAGGAGCTGCTGGCCGCCCACAG TGTGCCGCAGGCGCTGGCAGACCCCAACGGGGCACCCGGGACCCCCAAGGCTACCTTTGATGCAGCCATCTCCAACCTGGAGCCACTGCCCCTGCATTTGATCACTCAGCTCGGCCACCTGTGGGAGGACCAGGCGAGGCTGGAGATGCAGCCCCGGAAGCTCCAGGCCCAG AAGGGACCGGGTGAAGCCTCCCAGGGCAGCACATCAGAGCCACA GGACCTGGAAGCTGCATCCTGGGCCCAGATCCGCCAAAAGCTCCAGGACTTCTCTCGTGGCACCCAG GCAAAGCTGGAACGGGAGCGGGCACAGCTGCTAGTCCGGGCCACGATGGCTGAGGAGCAACTTTCGGAGCTACAGGAGTATGTGGACCAGCACCTGGGCAG GTACAAGCAGGAGATCCTGAGGCTGAGGAAGCTGGTGGGTAGAGAGGACCCCTGGAAAGTCGGGGGTATAcctgcagcccagccccagcGCCCAAGGACCCGAAGCCGCTAG
- the CCDC78 gene encoding coiled-coil domain-containing protein 78 isoform X5, which produces MSAPSSLRLGVRGAVQFVRPPVPPLSQHQEARRRRLMSVRTHTVLPQADDWLPGVPGGAPAWATSLETELPSDLELSEEQRLQISKELVDLQITTHRLREQHEVEIFDLKSEVLRLESRVLELELHRKRAAPAEADLGHRQVPAQELGCKANGQGQSDRRRLQVQLQDSLTPEKERQKLGNSRSVQPPSPGEKVKQALEQHKAQQQALETRVAALGQQLQGAREEARTAGQRLAAQAVVLSTCQGQLRQAEAENARLQLQLKRLNEEYAIRLQRCARAVAEYANDAGQAPTAATLRTFLDTTLEDIRAAHHSREQQLARAAHAYRKRLADLSRRHEELLAAHSVPQALADPNGAPGTPKATFDAAISNLEPLPLHLITQLGHLWEDQARLEMQPRKLQAQPLSSPLCSADREHLPRRLYSPAGLRCCSCSHRRDRVKPPRAAHQSHRTWKLHPGPRSAKSSRTSLVAPRQSWNGSGHSC; this is translated from the exons ATGTCTGCACCCTCTTCGCTCAGGTTGGGGGTGCGGGGAGCTGTCCAGTTTGTTCGCCCGCCCGTCCCACCACTGAGCCAGCACCAAGAGGCACGCAGAAGGCGCCTAATGAGTGTGCGAACCCACACG GTTCTGCCACAGGCGGATGACTGGCTGCCAGGAGTCCCTGGGGGCGCCCCAGCCTGGGCCACCAGCCTTGAGACAGAGCTTCCCTCAGATCTCGAGCTGAGTGAGGAGCAGCGGCTGCAG ATCTCCAAGGAGCTGGTCGACCTACAGATCACAACCCACCGCCTGCGGGAGCAGCACGAGGTGGAAATCTTCGACCTGAAGAGCGAG GTCCTTCGGCTGGAGAGCCGggtgctggagctggagctgcacAGAAAGCGAGCAGCCCCTGCAGAGGCTGACCTAGGGCACCGCCAGGTGCCAGCACAGGAGCTCGGGTGCAAGGCCAATGGGCAAGGACAGTCTGACCGCCGCAGACTCCAG GTGCAGCTCCAGGACTCCCTGACCCCTGAGAAGGAGCGGCAGAAGCTGGGGAACAGCAGAAGTGTGCAGCCACCTAGCCCGGGG GAAAAAGTGAAGCAGGCGTTGGAGCAGCACAAGGCCCAGCAGCAGGCACTGGAGACACGCGT GGCAGCCCTGGGCCAGCAGCTGCAGGGAGCCCGAGAGGAGGCCAGGACAGCGGGGCAGCGCCTGGCTGCACAAGCCGTG GTGTTGTCCACCTGCCAAGGCCAGCTCCGCCAGGCCGAGGCTGAGAATGCCCGGCTGCAGCTGCAGCTGAAGAGGCTGAACGAGGAGTACGCCATCCGGCTGCAGCGCTGCGCCCGAGCCGTGGCT GAGTATGCAAATGATGCAGGCCAGGCACCTACTGCTGCCACCCTTCGGACATTCCTGGACACCACTCTGGAGGACATCCGGGCAGCGCATCACAGCCGTGAGCAACAGCTGGCCCGGGCTGCTCATGCCTACCGCAAGCGCCTAGCAGATCTGAGCCGTAGGCATGAGGAGCTGCTGGCCGCCCACAG TGTGCCGCAGGCGCTGGCAGACCCCAACGGGGCACCCGGGACCCCCAAGGCTACCTTTGATGCAGCCATCTCCAACCTGGAGCCACTGCCCCTGCATTTGATCACTCAGCTCGGCCACCTGTGGGAGGACCAGGCGAGGCTGGAGATGCAGCCCCGGAAGCTCCAGGCCCAG CCTCTAAGCAGCCCGCTTTGTTCAGCTGACCGGGAACATCTGCCACGCCGCCTTTACAGTCCAGCGGGCTTACGGTGCTGCTCTTGCTCCCACAGAAGGGACCGGGTGAAGCCTCCCAGGGCAGCACATCAGAGCCACA GGACCTGGAAGCTGCATCCTGGGCCCAGATCCGCCAAAAGCTCCAGGACTTCTCTCGTGGCACCCAG GCAAAGCTGGAACGGGAGCGGGCACAGCTGCTAG
- the CCDC78 gene encoding coiled-coil domain-containing protein 78 isoform X4, with amino-acid sequence MERVVATGPRPGAPPRAIENVLPQADDWLPGVPGGAPAWATSLETELPSDLELSEEQRLQISKELVDLQITTHRLREQHEVEIFDLKSEVLRLESRVLELELHRKRAAPAEADLGHRQVPAQELGCKANGQGQSDRRRLQVQLQDSLTPEKERQKLGNSRSVQPPSPGEKVKQALEQHKAQQQALETRVAALGQQLQGAREEARTAGQRLAAQAVVLSTCQGQLRQAEAENARLQLQLKRLNEEYAIRLQRCARAVAEYANDAGQAPTAATLRTFLDTTLEDIRAAHHSREQQLARAAHAYRKRLADLSRRHEELLAAHSVPQALADPNGAPGTPKATFDAAISNLEPLPLHLITQLGHLWEDQARLEMQPRKLQAQKGPGEASQGSTSEPQDLEAASWAQIRQKLQDFSRGTQAKLERERAQLLVRATMAEEQLSELQEYVDQHLGSRYKQEILRLRKLVGREDPWKVGGIPAAQPQRPRTRSR; translated from the exons ATGGAGCGTGTGGTGGCCACAGGCCCCAGACCAGGGGCCCCACCTCGGGCCATTGAGAAT GTTCTGCCACAGGCGGATGACTGGCTGCCAGGAGTCCCTGGGGGCGCCCCAGCCTGGGCCACCAGCCTTGAGACAGAGCTTCCCTCAGATCTCGAGCTGAGTGAGGAGCAGCGGCTGCAG ATCTCCAAGGAGCTGGTCGACCTACAGATCACAACCCACCGCCTGCGGGAGCAGCACGAGGTGGAAATCTTCGACCTGAAGAGCGAG GTCCTTCGGCTGGAGAGCCGggtgctggagctggagctgcacAGAAAGCGAGCAGCCCCTGCAGAGGCTGACCTAGGGCACCGCCAGGTGCCAGCACAGGAGCTCGGGTGCAAGGCCAATGGGCAAGGACAGTCTGACCGCCGCAGACTCCAG GTGCAGCTCCAGGACTCCCTGACCCCTGAGAAGGAGCGGCAGAAGCTGGGGAACAGCAGAAGTGTGCAGCCACCTAGCCCGGGG GAAAAAGTGAAGCAGGCGTTGGAGCAGCACAAGGCCCAGCAGCAGGCACTGGAGACACGCGT GGCAGCCCTGGGCCAGCAGCTGCAGGGAGCCCGAGAGGAGGCCAGGACAGCGGGGCAGCGCCTGGCTGCACAAGCCGTG GTGTTGTCCACCTGCCAAGGCCAGCTCCGCCAGGCCGAGGCTGAGAATGCCCGGCTGCAGCTGCAGCTGAAGAGGCTGAACGAGGAGTACGCCATCCGGCTGCAGCGCTGCGCCCGAGCCGTGGCT GAGTATGCAAATGATGCAGGCCAGGCACCTACTGCTGCCACCCTTCGGACATTCCTGGACACCACTCTGGAGGACATCCGGGCAGCGCATCACAGCCGTGAGCAACAGCTGGCCCGGGCTGCTCATGCCTACCGCAAGCGCCTAGCAGATCTGAGCCGTAGGCATGAGGAGCTGCTGGCCGCCCACAG TGTGCCGCAGGCGCTGGCAGACCCCAACGGGGCACCCGGGACCCCCAAGGCTACCTTTGATGCAGCCATCTCCAACCTGGAGCCACTGCCCCTGCATTTGATCACTCAGCTCGGCCACCTGTGGGAGGACCAGGCGAGGCTGGAGATGCAGCCCCGGAAGCTCCAGGCCCAG AAGGGACCGGGTGAAGCCTCCCAGGGCAGCACATCAGAGCCACA GGACCTGGAAGCTGCATCCTGGGCCCAGATCCGCCAAAAGCTCCAGGACTTCTCTCGTGGCACCCAG GCAAAGCTGGAACGGGAGCGGGCACAGCTGCTAGTCCGGGCCACGATGGCTGAGGAGCAACTTTCGGAGCTACAGGAGTATGTGGACCAGCACCTGGGCAG CAGGTACAAGCAGGAGATCCTGAGGCTGAGGAAGCTGGTGGGTAGAGAGGACCCCTGGAAAGTCGGGGGTATAcctgcagcccagccccagcGCCCAAGGACCCGAAGCCGCTAG
- the CCDC78 gene encoding coiled-coil domain-containing protein 78 isoform X7 — protein sequence MERVVATGPRPGAPPRAIENVLPQADDWLPGVPGGAPAWATSLETELPSDLELSEEQRLQISKELVDLQITTHRLREQHEVEIFDLKSEVLRLESRVLELELHRKRAAPAEADLGHRQVPAQELGCKANGQGQSDRRRLQVQLQDSLTPEKERQKLGNSRSVQPPSPGEKVKQALEQHKAQQQALETRVAALGQQLQGAREEARTAGQRLAAQAVVLSTCQGQLRQAEAENARLQLQLKRLNEEYAIRLQRCARAVAEYANDAGQAPTAATLRTFLDTTLEDIRAAHHSREQQLARAAHAYRKRLADLSRRHEELLAAHSVPQALADPNGAPGTPKATFDAAISNLEPLPLHLITQLGHLWEDQARLEMQPRKLQAQKGPGEASQGSTSEPQDLEAASWAQIRQKLQDFSRGTQAKLERERAQLLVRATMAEEQLSELQEYVDQHLGRYKQEILRLRKLVGREDPWKVGGIPAAQPQRPRTRSR from the exons ATGGAGCGTGTGGTGGCCACAGGCCCCAGACCAGGGGCCCCACCTCGGGCCATTGAGAAT GTTCTGCCACAGGCGGATGACTGGCTGCCAGGAGTCCCTGGGGGCGCCCCAGCCTGGGCCACCAGCCTTGAGACAGAGCTTCCCTCAGATCTCGAGCTGAGTGAGGAGCAGCGGCTGCAG ATCTCCAAGGAGCTGGTCGACCTACAGATCACAACCCACCGCCTGCGGGAGCAGCACGAGGTGGAAATCTTCGACCTGAAGAGCGAG GTCCTTCGGCTGGAGAGCCGggtgctggagctggagctgcacAGAAAGCGAGCAGCCCCTGCAGAGGCTGACCTAGGGCACCGCCAGGTGCCAGCACAGGAGCTCGGGTGCAAGGCCAATGGGCAAGGACAGTCTGACCGCCGCAGACTCCAG GTGCAGCTCCAGGACTCCCTGACCCCTGAGAAGGAGCGGCAGAAGCTGGGGAACAGCAGAAGTGTGCAGCCACCTAGCCCGGGG GAAAAAGTGAAGCAGGCGTTGGAGCAGCACAAGGCCCAGCAGCAGGCACTGGAGACACGCGT GGCAGCCCTGGGCCAGCAGCTGCAGGGAGCCCGAGAGGAGGCCAGGACAGCGGGGCAGCGCCTGGCTGCACAAGCCGTG GTGTTGTCCACCTGCCAAGGCCAGCTCCGCCAGGCCGAGGCTGAGAATGCCCGGCTGCAGCTGCAGCTGAAGAGGCTGAACGAGGAGTACGCCATCCGGCTGCAGCGCTGCGCCCGAGCCGTGGCT GAGTATGCAAATGATGCAGGCCAGGCACCTACTGCTGCCACCCTTCGGACATTCCTGGACACCACTCTGGAGGACATCCGGGCAGCGCATCACAGCCGTGAGCAACAGCTGGCCCGGGCTGCTCATGCCTACCGCAAGCGCCTAGCAGATCTGAGCCGTAGGCATGAGGAGCTGCTGGCCGCCCACAG TGTGCCGCAGGCGCTGGCAGACCCCAACGGGGCACCCGGGACCCCCAAGGCTACCTTTGATGCAGCCATCTCCAACCTGGAGCCACTGCCCCTGCATTTGATCACTCAGCTCGGCCACCTGTGGGAGGACCAGGCGAGGCTGGAGATGCAGCCCCGGAAGCTCCAGGCCCAG AAGGGACCGGGTGAAGCCTCCCAGGGCAGCACATCAGAGCCACA GGACCTGGAAGCTGCATCCTGGGCCCAGATCCGCCAAAAGCTCCAGGACTTCTCTCGTGGCACCCAG GCAAAGCTGGAACGGGAGCGGGCACAGCTGCTAGTCCGGGCCACGATGGCTGAGGAGCAACTTTCGGAGCTACAGGAGTATGTGGACCAGCACCTGGGCAG GTACAAGCAGGAGATCCTGAGGCTGAGGAAGCTGGTGGGTAGAGAGGACCCCTGGAAAGTCGGGGGTATAcctgcagcccagccccagcGCCCAAGGACCCGAAGCCGCTAG
- the CCDC78 gene encoding coiled-coil domain-containing protein 78 isoform X6, with amino-acid sequence MCAHVCQPSKGVLRLESRVLELELHRKRAAPAEADLGHRQVPAQELGCKANGQGQSDRRRLQVQLQDSLTPEKERQKLGNSRSVQPPSPGEKVKQALEQHKAQQQALETRVAALGQQLQGAREEARTAGQRLAAQAVVLSTCQGQLRQAEAENARLQLQLKRLNEEYAIRLQRCARAVAEYANDAGQAPTAATLRTFLDTTLEDIRAAHHSREQQLARAAHAYRKRLADLSRRHEELLAAHSVPQALADPNGAPGTPKATFDAAISNLEPLPLHLITQLGHLWEDQARLEMQPRKLQAQKGPGEASQGSTSEPQDLEAASWAQIRQKLQDFSRGTQAKLERERAQLLVRATMAEEQLSELQEYVDQHLGSRYKQEILRLRKLVGREDPWKVGGIPAAQPQRPRTRSR; translated from the exons ATGTGTGCCCACGTGTGCCAGCCCAGCAAGGGG GTCCTTCGGCTGGAGAGCCGggtgctggagctggagctgcacAGAAAGCGAGCAGCCCCTGCAGAGGCTGACCTAGGGCACCGCCAGGTGCCAGCACAGGAGCTCGGGTGCAAGGCCAATGGGCAAGGACAGTCTGACCGCCGCAGACTCCAG GTGCAGCTCCAGGACTCCCTGACCCCTGAGAAGGAGCGGCAGAAGCTGGGGAACAGCAGAAGTGTGCAGCCACCTAGCCCGGGG GAAAAAGTGAAGCAGGCGTTGGAGCAGCACAAGGCCCAGCAGCAGGCACTGGAGACACGCGT GGCAGCCCTGGGCCAGCAGCTGCAGGGAGCCCGAGAGGAGGCCAGGACAGCGGGGCAGCGCCTGGCTGCACAAGCCGTG GTGTTGTCCACCTGCCAAGGCCAGCTCCGCCAGGCCGAGGCTGAGAATGCCCGGCTGCAGCTGCAGCTGAAGAGGCTGAACGAGGAGTACGCCATCCGGCTGCAGCGCTGCGCCCGAGCCGTGGCT GAGTATGCAAATGATGCAGGCCAGGCACCTACTGCTGCCACCCTTCGGACATTCCTGGACACCACTCTGGAGGACATCCGGGCAGCGCATCACAGCCGTGAGCAACAGCTGGCCCGGGCTGCTCATGCCTACCGCAAGCGCCTAGCAGATCTGAGCCGTAGGCATGAGGAGCTGCTGGCCGCCCACAG TGTGCCGCAGGCGCTGGCAGACCCCAACGGGGCACCCGGGACCCCCAAGGCTACCTTTGATGCAGCCATCTCCAACCTGGAGCCACTGCCCCTGCATTTGATCACTCAGCTCGGCCACCTGTGGGAGGACCAGGCGAGGCTGGAGATGCAGCCCCGGAAGCTCCAGGCCCAG AAGGGACCGGGTGAAGCCTCCCAGGGCAGCACATCAGAGCCACA GGACCTGGAAGCTGCATCCTGGGCCCAGATCCGCCAAAAGCTCCAGGACTTCTCTCGTGGCACCCAG GCAAAGCTGGAACGGGAGCGGGCACAGCTGCTAGTCCGGGCCACGATGGCTGAGGAGCAACTTTCGGAGCTACAGGAGTATGTGGACCAGCACCTGGGCAG CAGGTACAAGCAGGAGATCCTGAGGCTGAGGAAGCTGGTGGGTAGAGAGGACCCCTGGAAAGTCGGGGGTATAcctgcagcccagccccagcGCCCAAGGACCCGAAGCCGCTAG